Proteins from a single region of Streptomyces vinaceus:
- a CDS encoding geranylgeranyl reductase family protein has translation MTEPLSEHSADVIVVGAGPAGSTTAYYLAKAGLDVLLLEKTAFPREKVCGDGLTPRATKQLVAMGIDISEEAGWLRNKGLRIIGGGQRLQLDWPELASFPDYGLVRKRDDFDETLARQAQKAGARLYERCNVGEPVRDPRTGHITGVQAKLGEEKTPVTFSAPLVVAADGNSSRLSLAMGLHRREDRPMGVAVRTYFTSPRHDDDYLESWLELWDRRGAQDRLLPGYGWIFGMGDGTSNVGLGILNSSSAFRELDWREVLKAWCASMPEDWGYTPENMTQPIRGAALPMAFNRQPHYTKGLLLVGDAGGLVNPFNGEGIAYAMESGQIAADVIVQAHARATPAQRELALHSYPKVLKETYGGYYSLGRAFVKLIGNPKVMKVATQRGLTHPVLMRFTLKMLANLTDPAGGDAMDRIINGLSKVAPKA, from the coding sequence GTGACCGAGCCCCTCTCCGAACACTCCGCGGATGTGATCGTCGTCGGGGCCGGGCCCGCCGGCTCGACCACCGCCTATTACCTCGCCAAGGCCGGACTCGACGTCCTGCTGCTGGAGAAGACGGCGTTCCCGCGCGAGAAGGTCTGCGGTGACGGTCTGACCCCGCGCGCCACCAAGCAGCTGGTGGCGATGGGCATCGACATCTCCGAAGAGGCCGGCTGGCTCCGCAACAAGGGCCTGCGGATCATCGGCGGCGGCCAGCGCCTCCAGCTGGACTGGCCGGAACTCGCCTCCTTCCCGGACTACGGACTCGTCCGCAAGCGCGACGACTTCGACGAGACGCTGGCCCGCCAGGCCCAGAAGGCCGGCGCCCGGCTGTACGAGCGCTGCAACGTAGGCGAGCCCGTCCGCGACCCGCGCACCGGGCACATCACCGGCGTCCAGGCGAAGCTGGGCGAGGAGAAGACTCCGGTCACCTTCAGCGCCCCGCTCGTGGTCGCCGCCGACGGCAACTCCTCGCGCCTGTCCCTCGCCATGGGCCTGCACCGGCGCGAGGACCGCCCGATGGGCGTCGCCGTCCGTACGTACTTCACCTCGCCGCGGCACGACGACGACTACCTGGAGTCTTGGCTGGAGCTGTGGGACCGGCGCGGCGCGCAGGACCGGCTGCTGCCCGGCTACGGCTGGATCTTCGGCATGGGCGACGGTACGTCCAACGTCGGCCTCGGCATCCTCAACTCCTCCTCCGCCTTCCGGGAGCTGGACTGGCGCGAGGTCCTCAAGGCCTGGTGCGCGTCCATGCCGGAGGACTGGGGCTACACGCCCGAGAACATGACGCAGCCGATCCGCGGCGCGGCCCTGCCGATGGCGTTCAACCGGCAGCCGCACTACACCAAGGGCCTGCTGCTGGTCGGTGACGCGGGCGGGCTCGTCAACCCGTTCAACGGCGAGGGCATCGCGTACGCGATGGAATCCGGGCAGATCGCCGCGGACGTCATCGTGCAGGCGCACGCCCGGGCCACCCCGGCCCAGCGCGAGCTGGCGCTGCACAGCTACCCGAAGGTGCTCAAGGAGACGTACGGCGGCTACTACTCGCTGGGCCGCGCCTTCGTGAAGCTGATCGGCAACCCGAAGGTCATGAAGGTCGCCACGCAGCGCGGACTGACGCACCCGGTGCTGATGCGGTTCACGCTGAAGATGCTGGCGAACCTGACCGACCCGGCGGGCGGCGACGCGATGGACCGCATCATCAACGGCCTCTCGAAGGTGGCGCCGAAGGCCTGA
- a CDS encoding GNAT family N-acetyltransferase encodes MTASPTSLPAVVLRVPTHEDARAWHGAFDDPDVMEFLGGPTELSMYEELTARQRMHDAQLGYCLWTLLDSHGQVIGFTGAQPWPAEKAWGPVGEIEIGWRLARSAWGKGYAYAAALATLERVRAAGLERVVAMINDGNHRSIAVAERLGMTLAERFLLPDGRSYGRRYELDLAAA; translated from the coding sequence ATGACCGCTTCGCCCACCTCGCTCCCCGCCGTAGTACTGCGCGTCCCCACGCACGAGGACGCGCGGGCCTGGCACGGTGCCTTCGACGACCCCGACGTCATGGAGTTCCTCGGCGGCCCCACCGAACTGTCGATGTACGAGGAGCTCACGGCCCGGCAGCGGATGCACGACGCACAGCTGGGCTACTGCCTGTGGACGCTCCTGGACTCGCACGGACAGGTGATCGGCTTCACGGGCGCGCAGCCCTGGCCGGCGGAGAAGGCCTGGGGCCCCGTCGGCGAGATCGAGATCGGCTGGCGGCTGGCCCGCTCGGCATGGGGCAAGGGCTACGCGTACGCCGCCGCCCTGGCCACGCTGGAGCGCGTGCGCGCGGCGGGACTGGAACGGGTGGTGGCGATGATCAACGACGGGAACCACCGCTCGATCGCGGTGGCGGAGCGGCTGGGCATGACCCTGGCCGAGCGCTTCCTCCTCCCCGACGGACGCAGCTACGGCCGCCGCTACGAACTGGACCTCGCCGCCGCGTAG
- a CDS encoding glutaminase, translating to MDYQPLLEQIAADVAPLVGSGTPAEYIPALASVDPGQFGMAVADLDGNVYGVGDWQVPFSAQSITKVFALALALAEGGDRLWERVGREPSGNPFNSLVQLEYENGIPRNPFINAGALVVTDRLQTLTGDASSELLKFLREESGNPELGFDAEVAASEHEHGDRNAALAHFMASYGNIDNPVPALLDHYFWQCSIEMSCADLARAARFLARHGLRADGSRLLTRSEAKQVNAVMLTCGTYDAAGEFAYRVGLPGKSGVGGGIVAVVPGVCSLAAWSPGLDPHGNSVAAAAALDRFTTLTGLSVF from the coding sequence GTGGACTACCAGCCCCTCCTGGAGCAGATAGCGGCCGATGTCGCCCCCTTGGTGGGCAGCGGTACTCCGGCCGAGTACATCCCCGCGCTCGCGTCCGTGGACCCGGGGCAGTTCGGGATGGCCGTCGCCGATCTCGACGGGAACGTGTACGGGGTGGGGGACTGGCAGGTCCCGTTCTCGGCCCAGTCGATCACGAAGGTCTTCGCCCTCGCGCTGGCGCTCGCGGAGGGCGGCGACCGCCTGTGGGAGCGGGTCGGGCGGGAGCCTTCGGGCAACCCGTTCAACTCCCTGGTGCAGCTGGAGTACGAGAACGGCATCCCGCGCAATCCGTTCATCAACGCGGGCGCGCTCGTGGTCACGGACCGGCTCCAGACGCTGACGGGCGACGCGAGCAGCGAGCTGCTGAAGTTCCTCCGGGAGGAGAGCGGGAACCCGGAGCTCGGCTTCGACGCGGAGGTGGCGGCCTCGGAGCACGAGCACGGCGACCGCAACGCCGCGCTCGCGCACTTCATGGCCTCGTACGGGAACATCGACAACCCCGTGCCTGCCCTGCTGGACCACTACTTCTGGCAGTGCTCGATCGAGATGAGCTGCGCCGATCTGGCGCGGGCGGCGCGGTTCCTGGCCCGGCACGGGCTGCGGGCGGACGGGTCGCGGCTGCTGACGCGGAGCGAGGCCAAGCAGGTCAACGCGGTGATGCTGACCTGTGGGACGTACGACGCGGCGGGCGAGTTCGCGTACCGCGTCGGCCTGCCCGGCAAGAGCGGCGTGGGCGGCGGGATCGTGGCGGTGGTGCCGGGCGTGTGCAGTCTGGCCGCGTGGAGCCCGGGCCTGGACCCCCACGGCAACTCCGTCGCCGCGGCCGCCGCGCTGGACCGGTTCACCACGCTGACCGGCCTGTCCGTCTTCTGA
- a CDS encoding demethylmenaquinone methyltransferase, giving the protein MTRASLDKQPHEVASMFDGVAANYDLTNDVLSLGQARLWRKEVAKAVGARPGHKVLDLAAGTATSSLPFAATGAYVVPCDFSLGMLREGKKRHAWLPLTAGDATRLPFKDDVFDTVTISFGLRNVQDTDAALRELYRVTKPGGQVVICEFSQPTWGPFRTVYTEYLMRALPPVARAVSSNPDAYVYLAESIREWPDQPALAGLLQKAGWSKVAWRNLSGGIVALHRGVKSA; this is encoded by the coding sequence GTGACCCGCGCTTCCCTGGACAAGCAGCCGCACGAAGTCGCCTCTATGTTCGACGGCGTGGCGGCGAACTACGATCTCACCAACGACGTCCTCTCCCTCGGGCAGGCCCGCCTGTGGCGCAAGGAGGTCGCCAAGGCGGTCGGCGCGCGCCCGGGGCACAAGGTGCTGGACCTGGCCGCCGGCACCGCGACCTCCTCGCTGCCGTTCGCCGCGACGGGCGCGTACGTCGTCCCCTGCGACTTCTCGCTCGGCATGCTCCGCGAGGGCAAGAAGCGGCACGCCTGGCTGCCGCTGACCGCGGGCGACGCGACGAGGCTGCCGTTCAAGGACGACGTCTTCGACACGGTGACGATCTCCTTCGGGCTGCGCAACGTGCAGGACACGGACGCGGCGCTGCGCGAGCTGTACCGGGTGACCAAGCCGGGCGGACAGGTCGTGATCTGCGAGTTCTCCCAGCCCACGTGGGGCCCGTTCCGGACGGTGTACACGGAGTACCTGATGCGCGCGCTGCCGCCGGTGGCCCGCGCGGTCTCCTCCAACCCCGACGCGTACGTGTACCTCGCCGAGTCGATCCGCGAGTGGCCCGACCAGCCGGCGCTGGCCGGTCTGCTGCAGAAGGCCGGCTGGTCGAAGGTGGCCTGGCGGAACCTGAGCGGTGGCATCGTGGCGCTGCACCGCGGCGTCAAGTCGGCGTAG
- a CDS encoding DUF3152 domain-containing protein, which translates to MHGRTKGSTMPAGHSTGRGRRSSLGPRAQRRAERRKRLRRTLLGSAAAVAVAATAYVIVPLDDAETASDGVAAPAGAPAASAAPAGDSAAPASPSASAGPAGSAASGEPSGDPSKPGGGASAGKTPQSGPGTFTGSSRSGQPQGKGAARKWRVEVEEGSGVDADSAARSVEKILGDPRGWIKDPAYGFQLVGAGQPVDFTVKIATPKTTDRLCEVVTPELIGETNCRAGHTVVVNLKRWLEGSPQFKGAVEEYRALIVNHEVGHEIGRDHETCPGPGKPAPAMMQQIKGLLGCTANAWPFDGNGTYLSGPPVP; encoded by the coding sequence ATGCATGGACGAACAAAGGGCTCCACGATGCCGGCAGGCCATTCCACCGGTCGCGGTCGACGTTCCTCTCTCGGCCCCCGCGCGCAGCGGCGGGCCGAGCGGCGCAAGCGGCTCCGCCGCACGCTCCTCGGCTCGGCCGCGGCGGTCGCCGTGGCGGCGACGGCGTACGTGATCGTGCCGCTGGACGACGCCGAAACCGCCTCGGACGGCGTGGCGGCGCCCGCCGGTGCCCCCGCGGCCTCCGCCGCTCCCGCGGGGGACTCCGCCGCGCCCGCCTCCCCGTCGGCCTCGGCCGGACCGGCCGGCTCCGCCGCGTCGGGGGAGCCCTCGGGCGACCCGTCGAAGCCGGGCGGCGGGGCGAGCGCCGGCAAGACCCCGCAGTCCGGGCCGGGGACCTTCACGGGCTCCTCGCGTTCCGGGCAGCCGCAGGGCAAGGGGGCCGCCCGCAAGTGGCGGGTCGAGGTCGAGGAGGGCAGCGGGGTCGACGCCGACTCCGCCGCCCGGTCCGTCGAGAAGATCCTCGGGGACCCCCGCGGCTGGATCAAGGACCCGGCGTACGGGTTCCAGCTCGTCGGGGCCGGCCAGCCGGTGGACTTCACCGTGAAGATCGCCACGCCGAAGACCACCGACCGGCTGTGCGAGGTGGTCACCCCCGAGCTGATCGGCGAGACGAACTGCCGGGCCGGCCACACCGTCGTCGTGAACCTCAAGCGCTGGCTGGAGGGATCACCGCAGTTCAAGGGGGCCGTGGAGGAGTACCGCGCGCTGATCGTGAACCACGAGGTGGGTCACGAGATAGGCCGCGACCACGAGACCTGCCCGGGCCCTGGCAAGCCCGCCCCCGCGATGATGCAGCAGATCAAGGGACTGCTCGGCTGCACGGCGAACGCCTGGCCTTTCGACGGAAATGGAACCTACCTGTCAGGACCACCCGTCCCATAA
- a CDS encoding response regulator transcription factor produces MEPTCQDHPSHKAEERPPAAGQGRGVVSVRVVSFSVPTWFPPRAGEKARRPEVQLTDQESAVFLCLATGASNAELAVELQLSVSTVKFHVHNIRAKLGGISRLQACLLAALAREGARAQPRCGGVSGGGGGGGRI; encoded by the coding sequence ATGGAACCTACCTGTCAGGACCACCCGTCCCATAAGGCAGAGGAGCGGCCACCGGCCGCCGGCCAGGGACGAGGAGTGGTATCGGTGCGCGTCGTGAGCTTCAGCGTCCCCACCTGGTTCCCGCCCCGGGCGGGGGAGAAGGCACGGCGGCCCGAGGTCCAGCTCACGGACCAGGAGTCGGCCGTGTTCCTGTGCCTGGCGACCGGCGCGTCCAACGCGGAACTGGCCGTGGAGCTCCAACTCTCCGTCAGCACGGTCAAGTTCCACGTCCACAACATAAGAGCGAAGTTGGGCGGCATCAGCCGCCTCCAAGCCTGCCTCCTGGCCGCCCTGGCCCGCGAGGGCGCGAGGGCCCAGCCGCGCTGCGGGGGCGTCAGCGGCGGCGGTGGAGGAGGCGGCCGGATATGA
- a CDS encoding imidazolonepropionase-like domain-containing protein, which yields MLTLHTADVALPGPGREPLPAGAVLVEGDRIARVGPYEELAAACPHARVRRWPGVLTPGLLVRGADELLERTYYPDDPYETAELGTGPISGAEALADLKLTESRWGNSARRATQKLLARGVVAVAGRLTVPAVRTAVSRSGLTLLPPSPAPGTPSLDPFAGCGSPQEAFHGVLEAGAPARFAAFAVADPAQLLAQGATTCVATVISGRLLHRRR from the coding sequence GTGCTGACGCTTCACACCGCCGACGTCGCGCTGCCCGGGCCCGGCCGCGAGCCGCTGCCCGCCGGGGCGGTCCTGGTCGAGGGGGACCGGATCGCCCGGGTGGGCCCGTACGAGGAGCTGGCGGCGGCCTGCCCGCACGCGCGGGTCCGGCGCTGGCCCGGGGTGCTGACCCCGGGGCTGCTGGTGCGCGGGGCGGACGAGCTGCTGGAGCGGACGTACTACCCGGACGACCCGTACGAGACCGCCGAGCTCGGAACCGGCCCGATCAGCGGCGCCGAGGCGCTGGCCGACCTGAAGCTGACCGAGTCCCGCTGGGGCAACAGCGCCCGCCGGGCCACGCAGAAGCTGCTGGCCCGCGGGGTGGTGGCGGTGGCGGGGAGGCTCACGGTCCCGGCGGTGCGCACGGCGGTGTCCCGCTCGGGCCTGACCCTCCTCCCGCCGTCGCCCGCCCCCGGGACCCCCTCGCTGGACCCGTTCGCGGGATGCGGGTCGCCGCAGGAGGCCTTCCACGGTGTCCTGGAAGCGGGCGCCCCGGCCCGCTTCGCGGCCTTCGCGGTGGCCGACCCGGCACAGCTCCTCGCGCAGGGCGCCACCACCTGCGTGGCCACGGTCATATCCGGCCGCCTCCTCCACCGCCGCCGCTGA
- the mqnC gene encoding cyclic dehypoxanthinyl futalosine synthase → MTDQAALQSVLDRAAAGGRITKEEALDLYRHAPLHALGQAADAARRRRYAGTEHIATYIIERNINYTNVCVTACKFCAFYAAPKDTKKGWSRDLDDILRRCAETVELGGTQIMFQGGHHPDYGVEYYEEHFSAIKKAFPQLVIHSLGASEVDHMARISGVSAEEAIKRIHAAGLDSFAGAGAELLPERPRKAIAPLKESGERWLEIMEIAHELGVESTSTMLMGTGETNAERIEHIAMIRDTQDRTGGFRAFIPYTYQPENNHLKGRTQATVFEYLRMIAIARLFLDNVAHIQGSWLTVGKEAGQLSLHYGADDLGSIMLEENVVSSAGAKHRSNRQEIIDLIRKAGRVPAQRATTYEHLLVHDDPANDPVDDRVVSHISSTAIEGGTAHPELKLISTN, encoded by the coding sequence GTGACCGACCAGGCCGCTCTCCAGTCTGTCCTCGACCGTGCCGCCGCAGGGGGCCGGATCACCAAGGAAGAGGCGCTCGACCTCTACCGGCACGCCCCGCTGCACGCGCTCGGCCAGGCCGCCGACGCGGCGCGCCGCCGCCGCTACGCCGGCACCGAGCACATCGCGACGTACATCATCGAGCGCAACATCAACTACACGAACGTGTGCGTCACGGCGTGCAAGTTCTGCGCTTTCTACGCGGCCCCGAAGGACACCAAGAAGGGCTGGTCCCGCGACCTCGACGACATCCTGCGCCGCTGCGCGGAGACCGTCGAGCTCGGCGGCACGCAGATCATGTTCCAGGGCGGGCACCACCCGGACTACGGCGTGGAGTACTACGAGGAGCACTTCTCCGCGATCAAGAAGGCGTTCCCGCAGCTGGTCATCCACTCCCTCGGCGCCTCCGAGGTCGACCACATGGCCCGCATCTCGGGCGTCTCGGCGGAAGAGGCCATCAAGCGGATCCACGCGGCGGGCCTCGACTCCTTCGCGGGCGCCGGCGCCGAACTCCTGCCGGAGCGGCCGCGCAAGGCGATCGCCCCGCTCAAGGAGTCGGGCGAGCGCTGGCTGGAGATCATGGAGATCGCCCACGAGCTGGGCGTGGAGTCCACCTCCACGATGCTGATGGGCACCGGCGAGACCAACGCCGAGCGCATCGAGCACATCGCGATGATCCGGGACACGCAGGACCGCACCGGCGGCTTCCGCGCCTTCATCCCGTACACGTACCAGCCCGAGAACAACCACCTCAAGGGCCGGACCCAGGCGACGGTCTTCGAGTACCTGCGGATGATCGCCATCGCCCGGCTCTTCCTCGACAACGTCGCCCACATCCAGGGCTCCTGGCTGACCGTGGGCAAGGAGGCGGGCCAGCTCTCGCTGCACTACGGCGCGGACGACCTCGGCTCGATCATGCTGGAGGAGAACGTGGTCTCCTCGGCGGGCGCCAAGCACCGCTCGAACCGCCAGGAGATCATCGACCTGATCCGCAAGGCGGGCCGGGTCCCGGCGCAGCGCGCGACGACGTACGAGCACCTCCTCGTGCACGACGACCCGGCGAACGACCCGGTCGACGACCGCGTGGTCTCGCACATCTCGTCGACGGCGATCGAGGGCGGTACGGCGCACCCCGAGCTGAAGCTCATCTCCACGAACTGA
- a CDS encoding serine/threonine-protein kinase, with protein MQPLEAGEPRTIGAYRLLGRLGSGGMGRVYLGRSAGGRTVAVKIVHPHFASDEEFRARFRREVEAARRVGGEWTAPVLDADPEAAVPWVATGYVAGPSLGGAVAAHGPLPEASVRAVGEGLARALVAVHGLGLVHRDVKPSNVMLTLDGPRLIDFGIARAWGSPRTESGGGTASLTSTGVSVGSPGYMSPEQILGKGVTGAADVFSLGAVLAFAATGRPPFTGDNPATLLYKVVHEPPELDAVPPGGLRELIAACLAKAAADRPAPAEIAQALAGALRAPGWLPAPVVEDASRAATALLDLEAAPVGAPEGGAAPAGESGSGPVPFTASSYGGPAVGFGAPDPSYGSGSGSGVPVPSYGPYGPPPADAAHTPTETGGGAVPPPRTSPDHGRQVTFNAAGRRFSCSLVLAAAAALAVLSGGGLYGLGLLPGTGGDADQHASGDAAARPPASAQSGTPAPEESATPSATPSTAKPSTGAPAGTRRDVPKELVGTWKGTVTTARAGVSSEFEITIKAGKVGEVVARDKSVLPLFGTDCSGDWKLSSATDRSLVLDTAGGPNPAPGICSNGSADERFTLNADGTLHYKSGDAPAGNPEGDLTRIP; from the coding sequence ATGCAGCCGCTCGAAGCCGGCGAACCGCGGACCATCGGTGCGTACCGGCTGCTCGGCCGGCTCGGCTCGGGCGGCATGGGGCGGGTCTACCTCGGCCGCAGCGCCGGCGGCCGGACCGTCGCCGTCAAGATCGTGCACCCGCACTTCGCCTCCGACGAGGAGTTCCGAGCCCGCTTCCGCCGCGAGGTCGAGGCCGCGCGCCGCGTCGGCGGAGAGTGGACCGCGCCCGTCCTGGACGCCGACCCGGAGGCGGCCGTGCCGTGGGTGGCCACCGGGTACGTGGCGGGCCCCTCGCTGGGCGGCGCCGTCGCCGCGCACGGGCCCCTCCCGGAGGCCTCCGTACGAGCCGTCGGCGAAGGCCTGGCGCGCGCCCTGGTGGCCGTGCACGGGCTGGGGCTGGTCCACCGGGACGTGAAGCCCTCCAACGTGATGCTGACCCTGGACGGCCCCCGGCTCATCGACTTCGGCATCGCCCGGGCCTGGGGGTCCCCCCGGACGGAGTCCGGGGGAGGTACGGCCTCGCTGACCTCCACCGGCGTCTCCGTCGGCTCCCCCGGCTACATGTCCCCCGAGCAGATCCTCGGCAAGGGGGTCACCGGGGCCGCCGACGTGTTCTCGCTCGGCGCCGTGCTCGCCTTCGCGGCCACCGGCCGGCCCCCGTTCACCGGGGACAACCCGGCGACCCTCCTCTACAAGGTGGTCCACGAGCCGCCGGAGCTCGACGCCGTCCCGCCCGGCGGGCTGCGCGAGCTGATCGCGGCCTGCCTGGCCAAGGCCGCCGCCGACCGGCCCGCCCCGGCCGAGATCGCGCAGGCGCTCGCCGGAGCCCTGCGCGCCCCCGGCTGGCTCCCCGCGCCGGTGGTGGAGGACGCCAGCCGCGCCGCCACGGCCCTGCTGGACCTGGAGGCCGCCCCGGTCGGCGCCCCGGAGGGCGGCGCGGCGCCGGCCGGCGAATCCGGGTCCGGGCCGGTGCCGTTCACGGCCTCCTCGTACGGGGGACCCGCGGTCGGCTTCGGAGCGCCGGACCCCTCGTACGGGAGCGGCTCCGGCTCCGGCGTCCCCGTCCCCTCCTACGGGCCGTACGGGCCGCCGCCCGCGGACGCGGCGCACACCCCCACCGAGACCGGTGGCGGCGCGGTGCCGCCGCCGCGGACCTCCCCGGACCACGGGCGGCAGGTCACCTTCAACGCGGCCGGGCGGCGGTTCAGCTGCTCGCTGGTCCTCGCGGCGGCCGCCGCCCTGGCCGTGCTCTCCGGCGGCGGGCTGTACGGGCTGGGGCTGCTCCCGGGCACCGGTGGCGACGCCGACCAGCACGCCTCCGGCGACGCCGCGGCCAGGCCCCCGGCGTCGGCGCAGTCCGGCACCCCGGCCCCGGAGGAATCCGCGACCCCTTCCGCCACCCCCTCGACGGCCAAGCCCTCGACGGGGGCGCCCGCCGGCACCCGGCGCGACGTCCCCAAGGAGCTCGTCGGCACCTGGAAGGGGACGGTCACCACCGCCCGGGCCGGAGTCTCCAGCGAGTTCGAGATCACGATCAAGGCCGGCAAGGTCGGCGAGGTCGTCGCCCGGGACAAGTCGGTCCTCCCGCTCTTCGGCACCGACTGCAGCGGCGACTGGAAGCTGTCCTCCGCCACCGACCGCTCCCTCGTCCTGGACACGGCGGGCGGCCCCAACCCGGCGCCCGGCATCTGCTCCAACGGCTCCGCCGACGAGCGCTTCACCCTCAACGCCGACGGGACGCTCCACTACAAGTCGGGCGACGCCCCGGCCGGAAACCCCGAAGGCGACCTGACCCGCATCCCCTGA